A window of the Oryza brachyantha chromosome 5, ObraRS2, whole genome shotgun sequence genome harbors these coding sequences:
- the LOC102699961 gene encoding mannosyl-oligosaccharide 1,2-alpha-mannosidase MNS3 produces MSGGSGHLPYSMRDVDGVGAYNNAKFRHRSRLRMATQSLFTNSSKYQCGKFTVGKFLSLLMVSGLIYLFAHKSSDGFVSGEIHDKVENRHTKKDSPKIHTFWRKPPRLPPRLPPNEIYKNNSLLLQSPPSEWASRQKKVKEAFEHAWSGYRNYAMGYDELMPLSRRGVDGLGGLGATVVDSLDTAIIMGVDDVVSEASKWIEDNLMKKLSEKGQVNLFETTIRVLGGLLSAYHLSGGDKARGSDSGVPVTSKRANPERLLEVSKDLADRLLLAFTSSPTAIPFSDVVLRDRTAHAAPDGLSSTSEATTLQLEYSYLSTISGDPKYDLEAMKVLEHMRKLPTVEGLVPIYINPSSGQFSGENIRLGSRGDSYYEYLLKVWVQQEKYRNTSLKYLFEMYTEAMRGVKHLLVRKTIPNGLVFVGELPYGRNGGFSPKMDHLVCFLPGTLALGATKGITKKKALENHLLTVEDLENLQLAEDLAKTCVEMYFVTSTGLAPEIAYFHIEGNSEGGPDGGNKSSQYVNDIMIKPLDRHNLLRPETVESLFVLYRITEDPKYREWGWRIFQAFEKYTKVDSGGYSSLDDVTNLPPPRRDKMETFFLGETLKYLYLLFGESSILPLDKYVFNTEAHPLPIIQSAEQTSHSV; encoded by the exons ATGGCCACCCAGTCTCTGTTTACCAATAGTAGCAAGTACCAATGTGGAAAGTTTACTgttggaaaatttttgagtCTTTTAATGGTTTCTGGTTTGATATACTTATTTGCGCACAAAAGTTCAGATGGTTTTGTATCTGGTGAGATCCATGACAAAGTAGAGAATAGACATACCAAGAAAGATTCTCCCAAAATTCACACATTTTGGAGAAAACCACCAAGGCTGCCACCACGTCTCCCTccaaatgaaatatataaaaacaattcatTACTTCTACAGTCTCCTCCATCTGAATGGGCATCGAGGCAGAAGAAAGTTAAAGAAGCATTTGAACATGCGTGGTCTGGCTACCGAAATTATGCAATGGGCTATGATGAGCTTATGCCTTTAAGCCGCAGAGGTGTAGATGGACTTGGAGGTCTAGGTGCTACTGTTGTGGATTCTTTAGACACTGCAATAATAATGGGTGTTGATGATGTTGTTTCTGAAGCATCAAAATGGATCGAAGATaacctcatgaaaaagttAAGTGAGAAAGGGCAAGTCAATCTATTTGAAACAACTATCCGTGTCTTGGGAGGGCTACTTAGTGCCTATCACTTGAGTGGTGGAGACAAAGCTAGAGGATCTGACTCTGGTGTACCAGTGACATCTAAAAGGGCCAATCCAGAGCGTCTTTTGGAAGTTTCAAAGGATCTGGCAGACAGGTTATTATTAGCCTTTACATCAAGCCCAACTGCTATACCTTTCAGTGATGTTGTTCTTCGTGATCGTACTGCACATGCAGCCCCTGATGGTTTAAGCAGTACCTCTGAGGCTACAACATTGCAGCTGGAGTACAGTTACCTTAGCACAATCTCAGGAGATCCAAAGTATGACTTAGAGGCAATGAAGGTGTTAGAGCATATGCGTAAACTCCCAACAGTGGAGGGTTTGGTCCCTATTTACATCAA CCCCTCCTCTGGTCAATTTAGTGGAGAAAATATCCGATTAGGATCTCGTGGTGACAGTTACTATGAATACCTATTGAAAGTATGGGTTCAGCAAGAAAAATATCGTAACACTAGTTTGAAGTATCTGTTTGAAATGTATACAGAAGCAATGAGAGGGGTCAAGCATCTTCTTGTTCGCAAAACTATTCCAAATGGGCTGGTTTTTGTTGGGGAGCTCCCCTATGGACGAAATGGTGGTTTTAGCCCTAAAATGGATCACCTG GTGTGTTTTCTTCCTGGTACCCTTGCTCTGGGTGCAACAAAGGGTATAACCAAGAAAAAAGCACTTGAAAATCATTTGTTGACTGTGGAAGACTTAGAAAATCTTCAGCTTGCTGAAGATTTGGCCAAAACTTGTGTTGAAATGTACTTTGTGACATCTACTGGACTTGCTCCTGAAATTGCTTATTTTCACATTGAG GGTAATTCTGAGGGAGGACCTGATGGTGGGAACAAAAGTTCTCAATATGTTAATGATATCATGATTAAACCTCTGGATCGTCACAATCTTTTGCGCCCCGAGACTGTAGAAtcactatttgttttatatagaatCACAGAGGATCCAAA GTATAGGGAATGGGGTTGGCGGATTTTCCAGGCCTTTGAGAAGTATACAAAAGTTGATTCTGGTGGTTATTCATCATTGGATGATGTCACAAACTTGCCTCCACCTAGGAGAGACAAAATGGAAACTTTCTTCCTTGGGGAAACACTGAAATACTTGTATTTGCTCTTTGGTGAAAGCAGTATTCTTCCACTAGATAAGTATGTATTCAACACAGAGGCCCATCCACTTCCAATCATTCAGTCTGCTGAACAGACCTCTCATTCAGTATAG
- the LOC121054474 gene encoding gibberellin 2-beta-dioxygenase 3-like, with translation MVVLAKGELEQIALPAAVQKAAAPPLADVPEVDLGGCCRAATARAVVAACEGHGFFKVTGHGVPAALLARVEAAAAAFFAMPQLEKEAAAGSPFGYGSKRIGCNGDLGWVEYLLLGVAAAGAAPLSVHGEPSPSFCSFRDVLNEYVVAVRAMAREVLGLMAEGLGLEEEDALARLVSRDDSDTMLRVNHYPPHPEREREPEPGRLTGFGEHTDPQIISVLRSNDTSGLEISLRDGTWASVPPDRSSFFVNVGDVLQVLTNGRFRSVRHRVMVSSARPRVSVIFFAGPPPWERLAPLPWLVAEDGGRRRYREFTWREYKASAYRTKLAENRLCYFEAEAH, from the exons ATGGTGGTCTTGGCGAAGGGCGAGCTGGAGCAGATCGctctgccggcggcggtgcagaaggcggcggcgccgccgctggccgaCGTGCCGGAGGTCGACCTGGGCGGCTGCTGCAGGGCGGCCACGGcgcgggcggtggtggcggcgtgcGAGGGGCACGGGTTCTTCAAGGTGACCGGGCACGGCGTGCCGGCGGCGCTCCTGGCGCGCGtggaggccgccgcggcggcgttctTCGCGATGCCGCAGCTggagaaggaggcggcggcggggagcccGTTCGGGTACGGCAGCAAGAGGATAGGCTGCAACGGGGACCTCGGGTGGGTTGAGtacctcctcctcggcgtcgccgccgccggcgccgcgccatTGTCCGTGCACggcgagccgtcgccgtcgttctGCTCATTCCG TGATGTCCTAAACGAGTACGTGGTGGCGGTGCGAGCGATGGCGCGCGAGGTGCTGGGGCTGATGGCGGAAGGGCTcgggctggaggaggaggacgcgctGGCGAGGCTGGTGTCGCGCGACGACAGCGACACGATGCTAAGGGTGAACCACTACCCGCCCCACCCCGAGCGTGAGCGTGAGCCGGAGCCCGGCAGGCTGACCGGCTTCGGCGAGCACACCGACCCCCAGATCATCTCCGTGCTCCGCTCCAACGACACCTCCGGCCTCGAGATCTCCCTGCGCGACGGCACCTGGGCCTCCGTCCCGCCCGATCGGAGCTCCTTCTTCGTCAACGTCGGAGATGTCTTACAG GTGCTGACGAACGGGAGATTTCGGAGCGTGAGGCACCGGGTGATGGTGAGCAGCGCGCGGCCGCGTGTGTCGGTCATCTTCTTcgccgggccgccgccgtgggaGAGGCTGGCGCCGCTGCCGTGGCTGgtggcggaggacggcggccggcggcggtacAGGGAGTTCACCTGGCGGGAGTACAAGGCGTCTGCCTACAGGACCAAGCTGGCCGAGAACAGGCTCTGCTATTTCGAAGCAGAAGCTcactga
- the LOC102699687 gene encoding uncharacterized protein LOC102699687, whose translation MDLAGSGRSGGGSMNQSCDPILPENNVTDLLRNLNLTTDEGEVAAFSDEDEDEVRGQTKLALIGKVLSPATLHVTTIQQAMKPAWGNPVGLKIRAIGEKGNNLFIASLGCENDLKRVLGGSPWIVGRHGVILQEYDESLKPSEIAFDKMEIWVRILNLPVGWMNRQRGVHALGLIGSVIGIDVDKDGEASCPFLRGRVAIEVAKPIRRGVLLKTKKDGVPEWFEIQFEKLPFFCKSCGVMGHSKLECASPAARND comes from the coding sequence ATGGATTTAGCAGGGAGTGGAAGATCAGGAGGGGGTTCCATGAACCAATCCTGTGATCCGATCTTACCGGAGAACAATGTCACTGACTTACTGCGGAATCTGAATCTGACAACAGATGAAGGTGAAGTAGCTGCGTTCAGTGACGAGGACGAAGACGAAGTCAGAGGGCAAACAAAACTGGCACTTATTGGCAAAGTCTTGTCGCCGGCAACGTTGCATGTTACAACGATCCAGCAGGCTATGAAACCTGCATGGGGAAATCCGGTTGGCCTGAAGATAAGGGCGATCGGGGAGAAAGgtaataatttgtttattgCTTCACTAGGTTGTGAGAATGATCTGAAGCGGGTTTTGGGGGGCTCGCCTTGGATAGTGGGTAGGCATGGGGTCATACTGCAAGAGTATGATGAAAGTCTTAAGCCGTCTGAAATTGCTTTTGATAAAATGGAGATTTGGGTGAGGATTCTGAACCTTCCAGTTGGATGGATGAACAGACAACGGGGAGTTCATGCTCTAGGCCTTATTGGGTCAGTGATTGGCATTGATGTAGATAAGGATGGTGAAGCTAGTTGCCCTTTTCTACGTGGTCGAGTAGCTATTGAAGTGGCAAAACCTATTAGGAGGGGAGTGCTactaaaaacaaagaaagatgGAGTGCCTGAGTGGTTTGAAATTCAGTTTGAGAagcttcctttcttttgtaaatCGTGTGGGGTTATGGGTCATTCCAAGTTGGAGTGTGCCAGCCCTGCTGCTCGGAATGACTAG
- the LOC121054416 gene encoding uncharacterized protein LOC121054416, giving the protein MKTLCLNCRGLGQPEAVRELRSLVELHRLQLVFLSETRLFDDKVDVLRRALNFPNGVGVGSFGRGGGLALLWTKELCVQLQTYDKLHIDVMIMDPVTNSELWHFTGFYGDFNEILDASEQFGGVGRLERQMDGFRDVVVVCGFHDLGYVGLPYTWDNRQKGDKNIKVRLDRALMTSSFLDMFADVFVRHIQTMESDHYCLLIDSRSQLRRNGLGFKTFKYENMWRRDPSYKDAVESSWGTGEDVRTLAQFQSERKLMARLAELLSREETMERQRSRINWLKDGDRNTKFFQAFARERSRVNKITGLRTSDGLLATAQSEMERLVVSFYKDLFSAQCNSEPDEVLQHVKARVTDGMNEQLLKPFSGEEVKKALFLMGPNKSPGPDGFTAGFYQHHWEVIGPSLTRSVLDFMNGATVPDGLNQTTVILIPKVKNPQDIKLFRPISRCNVLYKICSKVIANRSKLLLEEVISEEQSAFVSGRIIADNVLVAYEVEWDYLHGMLLKLGFAESFVNLVMKCVTTVSFFVRVNGKLTKSFKPSRGIRQGDPISPYLFLICAEEASQRGVDRIQMILDAYSKGSGQLVNREKSAVFFSKNCSDGMKAVVREALHIEKEALAEKYLGLPTAIGRSKKGVFEYMTGRLRGLVGGWSGKEASCAGREVLLKSVAQAVPTYPMSCFQIPLDTCNKMRSIIANYWWGSATDSKRIHWQKWDHLTRPKKQGGMSFRDLHLFNLAMLGKQGWRLIERPDSLCAWVLKGRYYHDIDFFQTRRRNHASQTWRAILAGREVLKLGLIKRIGDGKSIRIWDDRWIPNYLGGKLITPSGDACFLLVADLLTSEGKWREEFIRENFVHMDAEAILRIPTQMGGTDYWAWALERHGHYSVRSAYKIQYVKKQQEKEPNVASSSANDVWGRIWKVKVPPKVQVFWWRVMHEFLPSRQILRRRHLERLANCERCGADEESVLHVVVECTLAKRFWKSIKQLIGVKLPRLQPFRHGGSVLPIHQAVAWVKDTCFDLWRINHSEGTEKQPVVIKQWEKSEQGWVKCNIDASFSLTNNTGSLGMILRDHNGQCIGGGAKWQVHCLEPLAVEATACMYGMEMARSRGFRVLIIESDCLELVSLWHMERVQRSRITPYFRRMKEL; this is encoded by the exons ATGAAAACTCTATGTTTGAACTGCCGGGGTTTGGGGCAACCCGAGGCAGTTCGTGAACTCCGTAGCTTGGTTGAGCTACATCGCCTGCAACTGGTTTTTCTTTCTGAAACAAGGTTGTTCGATGATAAGGTTGATGTTTTGAGGAGGGCTTTGAACTTCCCGAATGGTGTTGGGGTTGGAAGTTttggccgaggcggcggatTAGCCTTGCTGTGGACTAAGGAGCTTTGTGTGCAGCTGCAAACGTATGATAAGCTGCATATTGATGTCATGATCATGGATCCTGTAACAAATTCTGAGTTGTGGCATTTTACTGGCTTCTATG GGGATTTCAATGAGATTCTTGATGCAAGTGAACAATTTGGCGGAGTGGGGAGATTGGAGCGCCAGATGGATGGATTCCGAGATGTAGTTGTTGTGTGTGGCTTCCATGATCTGGGGTATGTTGGCTTGCCCTACACTTGGGATAACAGACAGAAGGGTGATAAGAATATAAAAGTGAGACTTGATCGTGCTCTCATGACGTCATCCTTCTTGGACATGTTCGCTGATGTTTTTGTGCGGCATATCCAGACGATGGAATCTGACCATTATTGCCTACTGATTGACTCCCGGTCTCAACTCAGGCGGAATGGGTTGGGTTTTAAAACTTTCAAGTATGAGAATATGTGGCGACGAGATCCGTCGTACAAGGATGCAGTTGAGTCTTCTTGGGGAACTGGTGAGGATGTGCGAACCTTAGCTCAGTTTCAGTCAG AAAGGAAGTTGATGGCGAGACTGGCAGAACTGTTGAGCCGTGAAGAAACAATGGAAAGGCAGAGATCTCGTATCAATTGGCTCAAAGATGGAGATCGGAACACCAAATTTTTCCAGGCTTTTGCAAGGGAAAGATCAAGAGTAAATAAAATTACCGGGCTCCGGACGTCTGATGGCCTTTTGGCCACGGCCCAGTCGGAAATGGAACGTTTGGTGGTCTCCTTCTATAAGGATCTTTTTTCAGCCCAATGCAACTCTGAACCTGATGAAGTGCTGCAGCATGTCAAGGCCCGAGTAACTGATGGGATGAATGAACAGTTGCTAAAGCCGTTCTCGGGTGAGGAAGTCAAGAAAGCCCTTTTCTTGATGGGTCCAAATAAATCACCAGGGCCGGATGGATTTACAGCGGGCTTCTATCAACACCACTGGGAGGTTATTGGGCCAAGTCTAACGCGGTCAGTGCTCGATTTCATGAATGGGGCTACAGTGCCCGATGGTTTGAATCAGACGACGGTGATTCTGATCCCCAAGGTTAAAAACCCTCAAGATATTAAACTTTTTAGGCCGATATCACGTTGTAATGTGCTCTACAAAATCTGTTCTAAGGTGATTGCCAATAGATCGAAGCTTCTGTTGGAGGAGGTGATATCAGAAGAGCAAAGTGCTTTTGTGTCGGGAAGAATAATAGCTGACAATGTGCTAGTTGCTTATGA GGTAGAGTGGGATTATCTCCATGGTATGCTACTCAAGTTGGGTTTTGCGGAGTCCTTTGTGAACTTGGTGATGAAGTGTGTGACTACTGTCTCGTTCTTTGTTAGAGTCAATGGAAAGCTAACGAAGTCCTTTAAACCTTCCAGGGGTATAAGACAGGGGGACCCCATCTCACCGTATCTGTTTCTAATCTGTGCTGAAG AAGCTTCCCAGAGAGGGGTTGACAGGATTCAAATGATTCTTGATGCTTATAGCAAAGGTTCAGGGCAATTGGTGAACAGAGAGAAGTCAGCAGTGTTCTTTAGTAAGAATTGCTCTGATGGGATGAAAGCTGTTGTTAGGGAGGCACTTCATATTGAAAAGGAAGCCTTAgctgaaaaatatttaggCCTCCCTACTGCAATTGGGAGATCAAAGAAAGGGGTCTTTGAGTACATGACAGGTCGGTTGAGAGGACTTGTTGGAGGTTGGAGTGGGAAGGAGGCTAGTTGTGCAGGACGAGAGGTTCTTCTCAAATCAGTAGCACAAGCGGTGCCTACATATCCCATGAGCTGCTTTCAAATACCACTGGACACTTGTAACAAGATGAGgtccattattgcaaattacTGGTGGGGGAGTGCCACAGATAGCAAACGAATCCACTGGCAAAAATGGGATCATCTCACTCGACCAAAGAAACAAGGTGGAATGAGTTTTAGGGACCTTCATCTTTTCAACCTAGCTATGCTAGGAAAGCAGGGATGGAGACTTATTGAAAGACCTGATTCTTTATGTGCATGGGTTTTAAAAGGGAGATACTATCATGACATAGATTTTTTCCAGACCAGGAGAAGGAATCATGCTAGCCAGACTTGGAGAGCCATTCTGGCTGGTCGAGAGGTGTTAAAGCTAGGGTTGATCAAACGCATCGGTGATGGAAAGTCTATAAGGATTTGGGACGATCGGTGGATACCAAATTATCTTGGGGGAAAACTGATCACACCAAGTGGTGATGCATGTTTTTTGTTAGTGGCTGATCTGCTTACGTCGGAAGGCAAGTGGAGGGAAGAGTTCATAcgtgaaaattttgtacacaTGGATGCCGAGGCTATTCTAAGAATCCCGACACAGATGGGTGGTACTGACTATTGGGCTTGGGCACTAGAGAGACATGGTCATTATTCTGTCCGCTCAGCGTATAAGATTCAGTATGTGAAGAAACAACAGGAGAAAGAACCCAATGTTGCATCCTCTTCAGCTAATGATGTATGGGGGCGAATTTGGAAGGTTAAAGTTCCGCCGAAAGTACAAGTGTTTTGGTGGCGGGTGATGCATGAATTCCTACCATCAAGACAAATTCTCAGGCGCAGACATTTGGAGCGGCTAGCAAACTGTGAACGATGTGGTGCTGATGAAGAATCAGTTTTGCATGTGGTGGTGGAGTGTACGCTGGCGAAGAGGTTTTGGAAGTCTATTAAACAGCTCATAGGGGTCAAGCTGCCAAGGCTTCAACCG TTCAGGCATGGGGGTAGTGTGCTGCCGATCCATCAAGCAGTGGCATGGGTCAAGGATACTTGTTTTGATCTTTGGAGAATTAATCATTCGGAAGGAACTGAAAAGCAGCCGGTAGTAATCAAACAGTGGGAGAAATCTGAACAAGGATGGGTTAAATGTAATATTGACGCATCGTTTTCTCTTACCAATAACACTGGATCATTGGGGATGATTCTACGGGATCATAATGGCCAGTGTATTGGAGGAGGAGCAAAATGGCAGGTTCATTGTCTGGAACCTCTTGCTGTTGAAGCGACCGCTTGCATGTACGGTATGGAAATGGCTAGGAGTAGAGGCTTTCGTGTTTTAATTATTGAATCCGATTGTTTGGAGTTGGTGTCTCTTTGGCATATGGAGAGGGTCCAACGTTCTAGGATCACGCCTTACTTTCGGAGGATGAAGGAGCTCTAG